From one Microbacterium sp. 10M-3C3 genomic stretch:
- a CDS encoding beta-ketoacyl-ACP reductase produces the protein MSSDRVVLVTGGNRGIGRAIAERFVAEGYRVAVTARSGEGPEGTLTVRADVTDAASVDAAFGEVEKALGPVEIVVANAGITKDTLLLRMTEDDFDSVVATNLGGAFRVIKRAAKGLLRARWGRVILISSVVGLYGSPGQINYAASKSALVGFARSLTRELGGRGITANVVAPGFIETDMTAELPEDTQAEYKRSIPAGRFATADEVAGVVTWLASDDAAYISGAVIPVDGGLGMGH, from the coding sequence ATGTCGAGCGACCGTGTCGTCCTGGTCACCGGAGGCAATCGCGGCATCGGCCGAGCCATCGCCGAGCGTTTCGTCGCGGAGGGATACCGCGTCGCCGTGACCGCGCGGTCCGGCGAAGGGCCCGAGGGCACCCTGACGGTGCGTGCCGACGTGACCGACGCCGCGTCGGTCGACGCGGCGTTCGGCGAGGTGGAGAAGGCGCTCGGCCCCGTGGAGATCGTCGTGGCCAACGCGGGCATCACGAAGGACACCCTGCTCCTGCGCATGACCGAGGACGACTTCGACTCGGTGGTCGCGACGAACCTCGGCGGCGCTTTCCGCGTCATCAAGCGCGCGGCCAAGGGGCTGCTGCGCGCGCGGTGGGGCCGCGTCATCCTGATCTCGAGCGTCGTGGGCCTGTACGGCTCACCCGGGCAGATCAACTACGCCGCCTCCAAGAGCGCCCTCGTCGGCTTCGCCCGATCGCTCACGCGCGAGCTCGGCGGCCGCGGGATCACCGCGAACGTCGTCGCGCCGGGCTTCATCGAGACCGACATGACCGCCGAGCTCCCCGAGGACACGCAGGCTGAGTACAAGCGCAGCATCCCTGCCGGCCGCTTCGCCACCGCCGACGAGGTCGCCGGCGTCGTCACGTGGCTGGCATCGGATGACGCGGCTTACATCTCCGGCGCCGTGATCCCCGTCGACGGCGGACTCGGCATGGGGCACTGA
- the glgC gene encoding glucose-1-phosphate adenylyltransferase — protein sequence MPAAPKVFGIILAGGEGKRLMPLTADRAKPAVPFGGQYRLIDFAISNLINSGLRQLVVLTQYKSHSLDRHISQTWRMSPMLGAYVASVPAQQRLGKRWFSGSADAILQSMNLLTDEKPDIVVVIGADHVYRMDFDQMLQAHIDSGARATVAGIRQPITLANQFGVIDVDPADPVRIRDFLEKPQSPTGLADAPHEVLASMGNYIFDADALIEAVQADGESPTSNHDMGGDIVPYFVRRGEAAVYDFKRNDVPGSTDRDRAYWRDVGTIESFYDAHMDLISTLPVFNLYNTDWPIYSQTVNSPPAKFVRDSVGRIGNAIDSIVSLGSVLSGTHLERSVVGPWTLADGGSTITDSVLFDYVRVGAGARINRAILDKNVVLEDGATVGVDRDRDVARGFTVTDTGITVVGKNVVVER from the coding sequence ATGCCAGCAGCGCCGAAGGTGTTCGGAATCATTCTCGCCGGCGGCGAGGGCAAGCGCCTGATGCCGCTCACGGCCGACCGGGCCAAGCCCGCCGTCCCGTTCGGCGGCCAGTACCGCCTGATCGACTTCGCGATCTCGAATCTCATCAACTCGGGGCTCCGCCAGCTCGTGGTCCTCACGCAGTACAAGTCGCACAGCCTCGACCGGCACATCTCGCAGACGTGGCGGATGTCGCCGATGCTCGGCGCGTACGTCGCGTCCGTGCCCGCGCAGCAGCGCCTGGGCAAGCGGTGGTTCTCCGGGTCGGCCGACGCGATCCTGCAGAGCATGAACCTGCTCACCGACGAGAAGCCCGACATCGTCGTCGTGATCGGAGCCGACCACGTCTACCGCATGGACTTCGACCAGATGCTCCAGGCGCACATCGACTCCGGTGCGCGCGCGACGGTGGCCGGCATCCGCCAGCCCATCACCCTGGCCAACCAGTTCGGCGTCATCGACGTCGACCCGGCCGACCCCGTGCGCATCCGGGACTTCCTCGAGAAGCCGCAGAGCCCGACGGGGCTGGCCGACGCGCCGCACGAGGTGCTCGCGTCCATGGGCAACTACATCTTCGACGCCGACGCCCTCATCGAGGCCGTGCAGGCCGACGGCGAGTCGCCGACGTCCAACCACGACATGGGCGGCGACATCGTGCCGTACTTCGTCCGGCGCGGCGAGGCCGCCGTCTACGACTTCAAGCGCAACGACGTGCCGGGCTCCACCGACCGCGATCGGGCGTACTGGCGCGACGTCGGCACGATCGAGTCGTTCTACGACGCCCACATGGACCTCATCTCGACGCTGCCGGTCTTCAACCTGTACAACACCGACTGGCCGATCTACTCGCAGACCGTCAACTCCCCGCCGGCGAAGTTCGTGCGCGACTCGGTCGGACGGATCGGCAATGCGATCGACTCGATCGTCTCGCTCGGCTCGGTCCTGTCCGGAACGCACCTCGAACGCAGCGTCGTCGGGCCGTGGACGCTCGCCGACGGCGGGTCGACGATCACCGACTCGGTGCTGTTCGACTACGTGCGCGTGGGCGCCGGCGCCCGCATCAACCGGGCCATCCTCGACAAGAACGTCGTGCTGGAGGACGGCGCGACCGTCGGGGTGGACCGCGACCGCGACGTCGCGCGCGGCTTCACGGTGACCGACACCGGCATCACCGTCGTCGGCAAGAACGTCGTCGTCGAGCGCTGA
- a CDS encoding S-ribosylhomocysteine lyase, with amino-acid sequence MADVESFTLDHTAVIAPYVRLIGTETGPRGDVISNFDVRFVQPNEGEIPTAGIHTIEHMLASLLRDRMDGVIDISPFGCRTGFHLIAWGEPAVPDVVAAIASSLRFIAEEAVESDVPGVDAYSCGNYRDHSLHTAREWSAHVLRQGISTDAFARIGV; translated from the coding sequence ATGGCCGACGTCGAGAGCTTCACCCTGGACCACACCGCGGTCATCGCGCCGTACGTGCGGCTGATCGGCACCGAGACCGGCCCGCGGGGCGATGTGATCTCCAACTTCGACGTGCGCTTCGTCCAGCCCAACGAGGGCGAGATCCCCACCGCGGGCATCCACACGATCGAGCACATGCTCGCGAGCCTCCTGCGCGACCGCATGGACGGCGTCATCGACATCTCGCCGTTCGGCTGCCGCACGGGGTTCCACCTCATCGCGTGGGGCGAGCCGGCCGTGCCGGACGTCGTGGCCGCGATCGCCTCGAGCCTGCGCTTCATCGCCGAGGAGGCGGTCGAGTCCGACGTGCCCGGTGTCGACGCGTACAGCTGCGGGAACTACCGCGACCACAGCCTGCACACCGCGCGCGAGTGGTCGGCGCACGTCCTCCGTCAGGGCATCAGCACGGATGCCTTCGCGCGCATCGGGGTCTGA
- the serB gene encoding phosphoserine phosphatase SerB, whose product MPDASFLVVLDADSTLIRNEVIELLADEAGRGPEVAAATEAAMRGDVDFATSLRSRVAALRGVPVEAFSRVIARVEPTPGVRALVDAVHARGGRVGVVSGGFHEVLDDVAPGLAVDVWRANRLRVADDVLTGEVAGTIVDAAAKAETLRAWAADSGVPLARTLAIGDGANDLQMLAAAGLGVAFNAKPAVRARADLVVGPVDLAQVIPLLP is encoded by the coding sequence GTGCCCGACGCGTCCTTCCTCGTCGTCCTCGACGCCGACTCCACCCTCATCCGCAACGAGGTGATCGAGCTCCTGGCCGACGAGGCCGGCCGTGGACCGGAGGTCGCCGCGGCGACGGAGGCCGCGATGCGGGGCGACGTCGATTTCGCCACGAGCCTGCGCTCACGCGTCGCTGCGCTGCGGGGCGTCCCCGTCGAGGCGTTCTCGCGCGTCATCGCGCGGGTCGAGCCGACGCCCGGCGTCCGCGCGCTCGTCGACGCCGTGCATGCGCGCGGCGGGCGCGTCGGCGTCGTCTCGGGGGGTTTCCACGAGGTGCTCGACGACGTGGCTCCCGGACTCGCGGTCGACGTGTGGCGCGCGAACCGCCTGCGCGTCGCGGACGACGTCCTCACGGGCGAGGTCGCGGGGACGATCGTGGATGCGGCGGCCAAGGCCGAGACGCTGCGCGCATGGGCGGCCGACAGCGGCGTGCCCCTCGCGCGCACCCTCGCGATCGGCGACGGCGCGAACGACCTGCAGATGCTCGCCGCGGCGGGGCTCGGCGTCGCGTTCAACGCCAAGCCCGCCGTCCGGGCGCGCGCCGATCTCGTCGTCGGCCCGGTCGACCTCGCGCAGGTGATCCCCCTCCTGCCCTGA
- the glgA gene encoding glycogen synthase: MRVDIVTKEYPPEIYGGAGVHVTELVKALRRTIDVEVRAFGAPRDEPGTTAYGVPAELAGANGALQTLGTDLEIVPDVAGADVVHSHTWYANFAGHLASLLHGIPHVVTAHSLEPLRPWKAEQLGGGYAVSSFIEKTAYEGAAAIVAVSEGMRADILRSYPALDPAKVHVIYNGIDTQAWHPVDDAAVLAEAGIDPARPSVVFVGRITRQKGLPYLLRAAEQLPPDVQLVLCAGAPDTPEILAEVEELVRGLQATREGVVWIDRLLPRHELCAILTAATTFVCPSVYEPLGIVNLEAMACGAAVVGTATGGIPEVVVDGETGRLVPIEQVQDGTGTPVDPQRFVDDLARVLTEVVTDPARAAAYGDAGRRRAVADFGWDRIAEQTAALYAGLAGHGR, from the coding sequence ATGCGCGTCGACATCGTCACGAAGGAATACCCGCCGGAGATCTACGGCGGGGCGGGCGTGCACGTCACCGAGCTCGTGAAGGCGCTGCGCCGGACGATCGACGTCGAGGTGCGGGCGTTCGGCGCCCCCCGCGACGAACCCGGCACGACGGCCTACGGCGTGCCGGCGGAGCTGGCCGGAGCCAACGGGGCGCTGCAGACGCTCGGCACGGATCTCGAGATCGTCCCGGACGTCGCGGGCGCCGACGTCGTGCACAGTCACACGTGGTACGCGAACTTCGCCGGCCACCTCGCCTCGCTCCTGCACGGCATCCCGCACGTCGTGACGGCGCACAGCCTCGAGCCGCTGCGGCCGTGGAAGGCCGAGCAGCTCGGCGGCGGATACGCGGTGTCGAGCTTCATCGAGAAGACCGCCTACGAGGGGGCCGCGGCGATCGTCGCGGTGAGCGAGGGCATGCGCGCCGACATCCTGCGCAGCTACCCGGCCCTGGACCCGGCGAAGGTGCACGTCATCTACAACGGCATCGACACGCAGGCGTGGCATCCGGTCGACGACGCCGCGGTGCTCGCCGAGGCGGGCATCGACCCCGCCCGGCCGTCGGTCGTCTTCGTCGGCCGGATCACGCGGCAGAAGGGACTGCCCTACCTGCTGCGGGCGGCCGAACAGCTCCCTCCCGACGTGCAGCTGGTGCTGTGCGCGGGCGCGCCCGACACCCCCGAGATCCTCGCGGAGGTCGAGGAACTCGTGCGCGGCCTGCAGGCCACGCGGGAGGGCGTCGTCTGGATCGACCGGCTGCTGCCGCGGCACGAGCTGTGCGCCATCCTCACGGCGGCGACGACGTTCGTGTGCCCGTCGGTGTATGAACCGCTCGGGATCGTGAACCTCGAGGCGATGGCGTGCGGCGCCGCGGTCGTCGGCACGGCGACCGGCGGCATCCCCGAGGTCGTCGTCGACGGCGAGACGGGCCGCCTCGTGCCGATCGAGCAGGTGCAGGACGGCACCGGCACCCCCGTCGACCCGCAGCGCTTCGTCGACGACCTCGCGCGTGTGCTGACCGAGGTCGTGACCGACCCGGCGCGCGCCGCCGCGTACGGCGACGCGGGGCGCCGGCGCGCCGTGGCCGACTTCGGATGGGACCGGATCGCGGAGCAGACGGCCGCGCTGTACGCCGGGCTCGCCGGGCACGGCCGATAG
- a CDS encoding alpha/beta fold hydrolase has translation MDIILIPGLWLDASSWRGIVPALEAAGHTPHALTLPGVGAPAAESADIGISDWVDATVAEIDRVGGPVVVVGHSGGGNVAWGAADRRVDDVGRVIFVDTFPPSVGESIWEFPIVDGVIPFPGWDTFEEPEVADLDEATRASVGASALSVPAKVPTDPLSLSDPRRLGLPVTMLSGTMAAADLREIIEKAPAWAADLAALEDLEIVELHSGHWPQFSQPDALARAIVAAVG, from the coding sequence ATGGACATCATCCTCATCCCCGGACTCTGGCTCGACGCGTCCTCGTGGCGCGGAATCGTCCCCGCCCTGGAGGCGGCCGGACACACTCCGCACGCCCTCACGCTCCCCGGCGTCGGCGCCCCGGCGGCCGAATCGGCCGACATCGGCATCTCCGACTGGGTCGACGCGACCGTCGCGGAGATCGACCGCGTCGGCGGCCCGGTCGTCGTCGTGGGGCACTCCGGCGGCGGCAACGTCGCGTGGGGCGCCGCCGACCGACGGGTCGACGACGTCGGTCGCGTGATCTTCGTCGACACGTTCCCGCCGAGCGTCGGCGAGAGCATCTGGGAGTTCCCGATCGTCGACGGCGTGATCCCCTTCCCGGGGTGGGACACCTTCGAGGAGCCCGAGGTGGCCGACCTCGACGAGGCGACGCGCGCGTCGGTCGGGGCGTCGGCGCTGTCGGTGCCGGCGAAGGTGCCGACCGATCCGCTCTCGTTGTCCGACCCGCGCCGGCTCGGCCTGCCCGTCACGATGCTCAGCGGCACGATGGCGGCGGCCGACCTGCGCGAGATCATCGAGAAGGCGCCCGCGTGGGCCGCCGACCTGGCCGCCCTCGAAGACCTGGAGATCGTCGAACTGCACTCCGGTCACTGGCCGCAGTTCTCCCAGCCCGACGCGCTCGCGCGCGCGATCGTGGCCGCGGTGGGCTGA